In Deltaproteobacteria bacterium, a genomic segment contains:
- a CDS encoding DUF2029 domain-containing protein, translating to MQFYSAALLARDHPEKLYDAAAQRELQKQFSPGARRGVHWPYLHAPFFTILLMLLSALSYAGAYWLWAAFTVVLSCLSVLSIVRLDPARLPSLRVDLAVIYAAPVLYWLISTGQTTAVVLFLWALAFVLIKRERLYWAGFVLGFLSYRAQYLMVLLPLLALRKMWAGLLGIASSCLLLIVAGGWLFSFGSYPAYIEAVAEQSRRIVTLTQPLSHYITLYGFFRSLLPHLAAIVATLSISLLVIYWLWRVCRQSVPTTSNAFDFQWAMLMTATLLLMHHGFVYDLLLLAVPILLLYPYSDELSSYYKISLLLLYFIPYFLLIFPGSLPINPIQPLLMLICWEIYRLYTSELVQLSG from the coding sequence GTGCAGTTCTACTCGGCGGCACTATTAGCGCGCGATCATCCCGAAAAACTTTACGACGCCGCGGCGCAACGCGAATTGCAAAAACAGTTCAGCCCCGGCGCGCGCCGCGGCGTGCACTGGCCGTATCTGCACGCGCCCTTCTTTACGATTCTTTTAATGCTGCTCAGCGCACTTTCTTATGCTGGGGCTTATTGGCTGTGGGCCGCGTTCACTGTCGTTCTCAGTTGTCTATCGGTGCTGTCGATCGTTCGTCTCGATCCGGCGCGGCTACCATCGCTGCGCGTGGACTTGGCCGTCATCTACGCGGCGCCGGTGCTCTACTGGCTGATATCCACGGGGCAAACGACGGCGGTTGTGCTTTTTCTTTGGGCTCTCGCCTTTGTTCTGATCAAGCGCGAGCGGCTTTACTGGGCAGGATTTGTCCTGGGCTTTCTCTCCTACCGGGCGCAATACTTAATGGTGCTGTTGCCGCTGCTGGCGCTAAGAAAAATGTGGGCCGGCCTCCTCGGCATCGCTAGTTCTTGCCTGCTGCTGATCGTCGCCGGCGGTTGGCTGTTCTCTTTCGGCTCTTACCCGGCGTACATCGAAGCGGTCGCCGAACAGTCACGCCGCATCGTCACCTTGACGCAACCGTTGTCGCACTACATCACGCTGTACGGATTTTTCCGCTCGCTCTTGCCGCACTTAGCTGCGATCGTTGCGACCCTGTCGATATCGCTATTGGTGATTTATTGGTTGTGGCGAGTTTGTCGACAATCGGTGCCGACAACATCTAATGCCTTCGATTTCCAGTGGGCGATGCTGATGACCGCCACGTTGCTGCTCATGCATCACGGCTTCGTTTACGACCTGCTGCTGCTGGCGGTGCCGATCTTGTTGCTCTATCCGTACAGCGACGAACTCTCATCTTATTATAAGATATCGCTGTTGCTGCTTTACTTCATTCCCTACTTCTTGCTGATCTTTCCCGGTAGCTTGCCGATCAACCCGATTCAGCCGTTGCTGATGTTAATATGTTGGGAAATCTATCGCCTTTACACCAGCGAGTTGGTGCAGCTGTCCGGTTAG
- a CDS encoding peptidase T, producing the protein MASFQPSIIVHGGAGPIKDDSLVARLNGCKAAALAGWKILVAGGTALDAAEAAVVVLEDNPLFNAGTGSTLNSLGNVEMDAAIMEGQSLRAGAVAAVSGIKNPIKLARRVLEDGRHVMLAGAGALRFARGIGFPECDPDALIVASEKIRWDAKHGTVGCVAFDAGGKLAVATSTGGIFNKLPGRVGDSPLIGCGTYADNYGAASCTGYGEAIMRLVLAKTAVDFLRNGNDAQNAAVHVIAELAAKLSSTGGIILIDSSGKIGFARNTTHMPVCAITADTAIVVES; encoded by the coding sequence ATGGCATCATTTCAACCTTCGATCATTGTCCACGGCGGCGCTGGGCCGATTAAAGACGATAGTCTCGTCGCGCGGCTCAACGGCTGCAAAGCGGCGGCGTTGGCCGGCTGGAAAATTCTTGTCGCTGGAGGCACTGCGCTTGATGCCGCCGAAGCGGCGGTGGTTGTGCTCGAAGACAATCCGCTGTTCAACGCCGGCACCGGGTCGACGCTAAACAGTCTTGGCAACGTCGAGATGGACGCGGCGATCATGGAAGGACAATCGCTTCGAGCGGGAGCGGTGGCGGCTGTTTCTGGAATTAAGAATCCGATCAAGCTGGCGCGCCGCGTTTTAGAGGACGGCCGTCATGTCATGCTGGCGGGGGCCGGCGCATTGCGATTCGCGCGCGGGATCGGGTTTCCTGAATGCGATCCCGATGCCTTGATTGTCGCAAGTGAGAAGATTCGCTGGGACGCCAAGCACGGCACGGTGGGCTGCGTCGCCTTCGATGCCGGCGGCAAGCTTGCAGTGGCGACGTCAACCGGTGGGATCTTCAACAAACTGCCCGGCCGTGTCGGCGATTCGCCGTTGATCGGTTGCGGCACTTATGCGGATAATTATGGCGCGGCGTCGTGCACCGGTTACGGCGAAGCGATCATGCGCTTGGTGCTGGCGAAAACCGCGGTGGATTTTTTGCGCAATGGTAACGATGCGCAGAATGCCGCCGTTCATGTGATCGCCGAACTTGCGGCGAAGCTAAGCAGCACCGGCGGTATTATTCTGATCGATAGCTCAGGCAAGATCGGTTTCGCGCGCAACACCACGCATATGCCGGTATGCGCGATCACCGCCGACACGGCGATTGTGGTGGAGAGCTAA
- a CDS encoding cyclase family protein, giving the protein MRSIDGGDAVKLYDISLTLSPESIRWVTAQPLELIGRKRISKGDTNNSSSIHTSVHAGTHVDAPFHFLPDGITIEALPLETFIGPARVCAAEPGTHITAADVAKANLIGETRVLFKTRNSQLLKKGVYDASFAPFSVDGAKALVDLGVKLVGLDYLSAAGANEQVAVHRAFLDHGVILLEGVDLSEVPPGRYELFCPPVKLAGSDGAPCRAVLRELA; this is encoded by the coding sequence ATAAGATCGATTGACGGAGGTGATGCTGTGAAACTCTATGATATTTCTTTGACGCTTTCGCCGGAATCGATTCGCTGGGTGACGGCGCAGCCGTTGGAACTGATCGGGCGCAAACGCATAAGCAAGGGCGACACCAACAATTCGTCGTCGATTCATACCAGCGTTCATGCCGGCACTCATGTCGACGCGCCGTTTCATTTCTTGCCCGACGGCATCACCATCGAAGCGCTGCCGCTGGAAACCTTCATCGGTCCGGCGCGCGTGTGCGCCGCCGAGCCCGGCACGCATATCACCGCCGCCGATGTCGCCAAGGCGAATCTCATTGGTGAGACGCGGGTGTTGTTCAAGACGCGCAATTCGCAGTTGCTAAAAAAAGGCGTGTACGATGCGAGCTTCGCGCCGTTTTCTGTCGACGGTGCCAAGGCGCTGGTCGATCTGGGTGTGAAGTTAGTGGGATTGGATTATCTTTCCGCCGCCGGTGCCAACGAGCAAGTGGCGGTGCATCGCGCCTTTCTCGATCACGGCGTGATCTTGCTCGAAGGCGTCGATCTCTCCGAAGTGCCGCCGGGGCGCTACGAATTATTTTGTCCGCCGGTGAAGCTCGCCGGCTCCGACGGCGCGCCGTGCCGGGCGGTGCTGCGAGAGCTTGCGTAA
- a CDS encoding DMT family transporter gives MTSDATAQILALITSVFYASALVSARAGMRYSTPTTVTLVSILMQNVLLWSAVFVTGGVHAVPLTAIALFTLVGIFQLGVRLFAYTGVEKIGASRSATLQSVSPLISATLAVTILGEQTSALIVLGTILVVIGIVLVSWKPERQVASFRRWHLLLPIGAACLTGMNHPIRRYVLTMAHEPLFFSALMGLVSLGGFLIYLALSPRSQRLVWDRGALWPFLITGLSETVSILCIITAISMGRVVIVAPIAASYPIWSLVFAGIFLRDVEAVNWKIVAGIVSVVAGNFAIHLGR, from the coding sequence ATGACTTCCGACGCGACGGCGCAAATTCTTGCTCTCATCACTTCGGTCTTCTACGCCTCGGCGCTGGTTTCGGCGCGGGCGGGGATGCGCTATTCGACGCCGACCACCGTCACGTTGGTGTCGATTCTCATGCAGAACGTTCTCTTGTGGAGCGCGGTTTTCGTCACCGGCGGGGTTCATGCGGTGCCGTTGACGGCGATCGCGCTGTTCACGCTGGTGGGTATCTTTCAGTTGGGCGTGCGGCTGTTTGCTTATACCGGCGTGGAAAAGATCGGCGCATCGCGCAGCGCGACGCTGCAATCGGTGAGCCCGCTGATCAGCGCCACCCTCGCGGTAACAATTCTCGGCGAGCAGACTTCGGCGCTGATCGTGCTCGGCACGATTCTCGTGGTTATCGGCATCGTGCTGGTTTCTTGGAAACCCGAACGGCAGGTGGCGAGCTTTCGTCGTTGGCATTTGCTGCTGCCCATTGGCGCGGCGTGCCTCACCGGTATGAATCATCCGATCCGCCGCTACGTGCTGACGATGGCCCATGAGCCGCTGTTTTTCTCGGCGCTGATGGGTTTGGTGTCGTTGGGCGGCTTTCTGATTTATCTCGCGCTGTCGCCGCGCTCCCAACGGTTGGTGTGGGATCGCGGCGCGCTGTGGCCTTTTTTGATTACTGGATTATCCGAGACAGTGTCGATTCTCTGTATCATCACGGCGATCAGTATGGGACGTGTCGTCATCGTCGCGCCGATCGCCGCGAGCTACCCGATCTGGTCGCTGGTCTTCGCGGGGATTTTTCTCCGCGATGTCGAAGCGGTCAACTGGAAAATTGTCGCCGGCATCGTCAGCGTGGTCGCGGGAAATTTCGCGATTCATTTGGGCCGATGA